In Paenibacillus sp., the DNA window ATCGGCTCTCTGGAGGATACCGCAAAGTCCCTTCTCCGTCATCGTTTGTGTCGTATTCGAACGTTTCGGCAAATCATTAATTCTGCACAATAATGTAACATGGGGTGGTAACCATGTCAATATGCAGGCAGACCTTATTGTTGCTATAATGGGATAACGCGCGCGCGGAGGAGGATGGAGAATGTACGAGTACGAGCATATAACGCCTTATGAATTTTTGCGGAAATACGATCGCGGGGAATTAGAAAACGGCCTCGTCATCGATGTGCGAGAGCCGTTCGAATGGGACTATTATCATTTGGACGATACCGTCTTGATGCCGCTGCAGACGATCCCCGGCAAGCTGAACGAACTGCCGCGGGACAGAACGCTGTACGTCGTCTGCGCCCACGGCGTCCGCAGCGAAACCGCCTGCAGATACCTCGCTCAGCAAGGCTACGAGCATCTGATCAATGTGCTCGGCGGGATGGCAGCGATCGCCGCGGCTAGAGGTTTCGCGTACGATTAATGAAAGAACGGCAGCTGCGGAAGCGTTTCGTCCCGGTATAGCTTTTCCTTAGAATGGATATAGTCGCCGCTGCGAATCGCGCCGGTTCGCAGCATCGTCGACATGGCGGAGCGCAGGTCGGTCCATTGAAGTTCGCCGATGCGCCCGGCCGCGTCGAGATCGTCGATACGAGCGGCCATATCCTGCGGGTAGAACGGAACGAACGTGCCGAGGCTTTGCAGCGCATTGGCGAGAAATACGTTTTTGCCGTTCAGCGGCAGCGTCCGCCATTCGTCGAACGTCAAATTGGGTTTGCCGACGAGCTCGGTCCCTGCGATACCGGGATCGTTCGCCTCGTGCCATTTCCAAATCGCTTCGTAATATTGGGCTTGAGCCTCGAGCGCGTAGCCGGACGCTTCGGCGACGTAGCCGTCTTGACGAACCGTCTCGGCGAGCGCTTTGCCGTCCGGACCGGACTGCAGCCGGTCCGCCGCTTCCGCGAACAAGGTTAAACTTTTTAAATAGTTTTTTTGAGCGTCCTGAAGCAGCGGAGACGCTTCGGGAATCGTCATCGGCTTGATCTCGTTCGTCTTCTCGCGGGCCAGCCTGCCGAGCTCCTTCAGCAGCGCGTCGGCGTCCGTCGTGCTGCCGCCGGTTTCGATCGTTTCCATATGGCGGAACCACGTATCCTGGAATTCGCGAAACGGCAGAAGCACCGTATGATAGAAAGAGACGAGCTGCTGTTGATGGTAAGAAATATTTTCGCTGTTCCTCTCGTCGGTCAGCTCTGCGAGGACCGCCTTGTATTTCGCGTCGATCTGCTCTTTCCCGGTTTGGAGTCCGAAGAAGAAGGCGCCGACCCCGACGATTAGCGTGAAAATAAAGCCGAGCACCAGAAGAATGTCGAATTTTGAAAGTTTTTTATTCATGCGAACCCCTCTGCTTCGGAGTGACCAACTATCTGTTTTAGTATAGGGGATACGCGCCAAAAAAGGAATTGTTGTTCTGTGAAAAAATACGACTTTAATAAATGGCGCCAGCTCCGTTTTCAAAAAGCGGATTTGTCGAAACTTGACGATTTCACGCTGCTGGTCAACGTATATTTGACGCAGGCGTTAACGCTCCTGTTGGCCGTCGGTTTGTTCTGGATCCAAGGGCGATCGCCGGTCGATGCGTTGAAATTCCCGAGCGGATCCGAACCGTGGCTGTGGGGGGCGGGCTTCGCCGTGCTCGTGCTGCTCGTCGACGGCCTCGCCGCCCGCTGGGTGCCGGAGGAAGTGACCGACGACGGGGGCATCAACCAAATGCTGTTCGGACGCCGTGCGCTTTGGCATATCGCCGTCCTGTCTTTCGTCGTGGCCGTCTGCGAGGAAATGCTGTTTCGCGGCGCGATTCAGCACTGGCTCGGCCCGTACTGGACGAGCATCCTGTTCGCGCTCGTGCACGTGAGGTACTTGAAGCATTGGCTGATGACCGGCCTCGTGTTCTCGATCTCGTACGGTCTCGGATGGATCGCCGTGCGGACGGGGACGCTCTGGACACCGATCGCCGCGCATTTTATCATTGATTTAATCATGGGAGTCATTATTCGTTATCGGGGGACCGAAAGCCGTGGAGATGGAAAAGAAAGAGGATGAACCGCTTCCGCCGAGAAGCCGCATTCATCCTTCCAATAAAATGAAGATGATCCGCATTTTTTACAATGTGCTGGTCGCCGCGTTTCTGCTGCTGACCGGCGGACTGATCGCATGGGGGTTTCAGCTCTTGGAATAGTCCGGATCGATGCGGGCCGGATCCAGGACGGAATACCCTTTTTCTTTTAATGCGTTCAGCAGCCCGTCGAGCGCCTCGGCGGTCCACGGAAGCTCGTGCATTAAGATATTGCTGCCCGGGTGAAGCTGCTCCAGCACGCTCTCGATCACCTTCCTCGGGTCGTCGTACCCTTTTTCCCAATCGCGCGAGCCGTTGGACCACGTCATGTACAATAGGCCGGCTTCCTTCGCCTTCGCTCGGACCGCCTCGCCCCCGGACCCGAACGGCGGACGGAAAAACGCCGGCGCCTCGCCGGTCGCCTCGCGCACGAGCGTCTGCACGTCGTCGATTTGCCGTTCCATTTCTTCCGGAGTCTGCTTCTTAAGGTCGACGTGATCCCAGGCATGGTTGCCGATATGATGGCCGCGTTCGCGCATCGACTTCAGCAGCTCCGGCTGGCGCTTCGCCCGGTAGCCGTTGACGAAAAAGATCGCCTTCGCTTCGTGCCGGTCCAACGCGTCGAGCATCGCCGCGAGCGTCTCCTCGTCCTTCGGACCGTCGTCGAAGGTGAGCAGCACGACCCGCTTGTCGCCCGATTCGTCCTTCGGACGCAGGATGAAGTTGGCGTCCATGTAATAGTCCCGATCGACGGGGACTGGGGCGGGCTCCGATTCGTCGGCGCGTTCTTCCGTCGGTTCGTCGGCGTTCCCCCCAGACGGGTCGCTAGGCTCGGACGGGGCCGGGGCCGC includes these proteins:
- a CDS encoding rhodanese-like domain-containing protein; protein product: MYEYEHITPYEFLRKYDRGELENGLVIDVREPFEWDYYHLDDTVLMPLQTIPGKLNELPRDRTLYVVCAHGVRSETACRYLAQQGYEHLINVLGGMAAIAAARGFAYD
- a CDS encoding CPBP family intramembrane glutamic endopeptidase codes for the protein MKKYDFNKWRQLRFQKADLSKLDDFTLLVNVYLTQALTLLLAVGLFWIQGRSPVDALKFPSGSEPWLWGAGFAVLVLLVDGLAARWVPEEVTDDGGINQMLFGRRALWHIAVLSFVVAVCEEMLFRGAIQHWLGPYWTSILFALVHVRYLKHWLMTGLVFSISYGLGWIAVRTGTLWTPIAAHFIIDLIMGVIIRYRGTESRGDGKERG
- a CDS encoding polysaccharide deacetylase family protein — translated: MKFDKRSVTTMRMFGRIAAIAAIALLAGCGAGAVPPETESGTDAPVPAESGAPAAPAAPAPSEPSDPSGGNADEPTEERADESEPAPVPVDRDYYMDANFILRPKDESGDKRVVLLTFDDGPKDEETLAAMLDALDRHEAKAIFFVNGYRAKRQPELLKSMRERGHHIGNHAWDHVDLKKQTPEEMERQIDDVQTLVREATGEAPAFFRPPFGSGGEAVRAKAKEAGLLYMTWSNGSRDWEKGYDDPRKVIESVLEQLHPGSNILMHELPWTAEALDGLLNALKEKGYSVLDPARIDPDYSKS